The following coding sequences are from one Ancylobacter sp. TS-1 window:
- the betA gene encoding choline dehydrogenase, whose protein sequence is MSEEFDYIVVGAGSAGCVLAARLTEDPAVKVLVLEFGGSDRSIFIQMPSALSIPMNGTKYNWRYETAPEPGLDGRRVHCPRGKVLGGSSSINGLVYMRGHARDFDEWEGLGARGWGYRNCLPYFRKAESFAFGADEYRGTGGPLAVNNGNRMANPLYRAFVDAGRDAGYITTEDPNGYMQEGFGPMHMTVKDGVRWSAANAYLRPVLSRPNLKVVTHAMTRRVLVEAGRATGVEYLVGDTARTARARREVIVSAGPIGSPHLLQRSGIGPGAVLRAAGIEVLADVPGVGENLQDHSEIYIQYACKQPITLNGRMGPLSKLRIGLEWILFKRGLGVTNHFESGGFIRSDASVGWPDIQFHFLPAAMRYDGKQPLKGHGFMVLTGPNKPRSRGHVRARSADPREHPEILFNYLDREEDREGFRRCVRLTREIVAQPAMDPFRAEEIAPGADVRSDDEIDAFVRQTMESTYHPCGSCRMGEDAMAAVDSELRVRGIAGLRVVDSSVFPSEPNANLNAPTIMLAERAADLILGRPLLPASNAAIGLAPGWESSQRSGRPARPVLGGAL, encoded by the coding sequence ATGAGCGAAGAATTCGACTATATCGTCGTCGGTGCCGGGTCGGCCGGGTGCGTCCTCGCCGCCCGGCTGACCGAGGACCCCGCCGTGAAGGTGCTGGTGCTGGAATTCGGCGGCAGCGACCGCAGCATCTTCATCCAGATGCCCTCGGCGCTGTCTATCCCGATGAACGGCACCAAGTACAACTGGCGCTACGAGACGGCGCCGGAGCCGGGCCTCGACGGGCGCCGCGTGCACTGCCCGCGCGGCAAGGTGCTCGGCGGCTCCTCCTCCATCAACGGCCTCGTCTACATGCGCGGCCATGCCCGCGACTTCGACGAGTGGGAGGGGCTGGGCGCGCGCGGCTGGGGCTACCGCAACTGCCTGCCCTATTTCCGCAAGGCCGAGAGCTTCGCCTTCGGCGCCGACGAATATCGCGGCACGGGCGGGCCGCTCGCCGTCAACAACGGCAACCGCATGGCCAACCCGCTCTACCGCGCCTTCGTCGATGCCGGACGCGATGCCGGCTACATAACGACCGAGGATCCGAACGGCTACATGCAGGAGGGCTTCGGCCCCATGCACATGACGGTGAAGGACGGCGTGCGCTGGTCGGCGGCCAATGCCTATCTGCGCCCCGTGCTGTCGCGCCCGAACCTCAAGGTCGTCACCCACGCCATGACGCGGCGGGTGCTGGTCGAGGCCGGCCGCGCCACCGGGGTGGAGTATCTCGTCGGCGACACGGCGCGCACCGCCAGGGCGCGCCGCGAGGTGATCGTCTCGGCCGGGCCGATCGGCTCGCCGCACCTGCTCCAGCGCTCGGGCATCGGCCCGGGCGCGGTGCTGCGCGCCGCCGGCATCGAGGTGCTGGCCGACGTGCCGGGCGTCGGCGAGAATCTTCAGGACCATTCCGAGATCTACATCCAGTACGCCTGCAAGCAGCCCATTACCCTCAACGGACGTATGGGTCCGCTCAGCAAGCTGCGCATCGGGCTCGAATGGATCCTGTTCAAGCGCGGCCTGGGCGTGACCAACCATTTCGAATCGGGTGGCTTCATCCGCTCGGACGCCTCGGTCGGCTGGCCCGACATCCAGTTCCATTTCCTGCCCGCCGCCATGCGCTATGACGGCAAGCAGCCGCTCAAGGGCCATGGCTTCATGGTTCTGACCGGCCCCAACAAGCCCAGGAGTCGGGGCCATGTGCGCGCCCGCTCGGCCGACCCGCGCGAGCATCCGGAGATCCTGTTCAACTATCTCGACCGCGAGGAGGACCGCGAGGGCTTCCGCCGCTGCGTGCGGCTCACCCGCGAGATCGTCGCCCAGCCGGCGATGGACCCGTTCCGCGCGGAGGAGATCGCCCCGGGCGCCGATGTGAGGAGCGACGACGAGATCGACGCCTTCGTGCGCCAGACCATGGAGAGCACCTATCACCCCTGCGGAAGCTGCCGCATGGGCGAGGACGCGATGGCGGCGGTGGACAGCGAACTGCGCGTGCGCGGCATCGCCGGGCTGCGGGTGGTGGATTCCTCGGTGTTCCCGAGCGAGCCCAACGCCAATCTCAACGCGCCCACCATCATGCTGGCCGAGCGCGCGGCGGACCTCATCCTCGGCCGTCCGCTGCTGCCGGCCTCCAACGCCGCGATCGGCCTCGCGCCGGGCTGGGAGAGCAGCCAGCGCAGCGGCCGGCCCGCGCGCCCGGTGCTCGGCGGCGCGCTCTGA
- a CDS encoding cytosine permease, with the protein MSTTKDDYRLAAERGDAPLLPGERLWGFWEFTYANSALAIATWAFLIGGAVGLFVGPREGIAAIVIGNIIGVSITALATCVATGRYGVEQFVFLRSMFGANGARLVYVLAVVFLTMGWLAVLGIMFGRSIDGLQTLVSGGDPTVPASPLKIVIAACGAILLTWFVVAKGPTSIRFFNMIIAPALVVLMFVMMALILSQHSFAEILDMKPLAPPFEDGTANFIIAIEVNIAAGMSWWPYLGNLARLTRNERVATWPNFVGVFGAAVLGEIVGLMAAVALGNADPTIWMAQIGGLVIGVVALGFVAFANVTSMANILYTSLIGLRQVGTAGVRAVRWETLTFLFCVAPLALVMFAPGIYDGFFKFLVWTSALNSALAGIGIADYFILRRQQIDLRALFARPQDSAYRFWHGFNPIGLFALAVGFLVYVGVFNPLSLEHTSLFVLLTASIPSCLAAGLCHWGLTAAFARRLGWGAYGERPAVSAAPAAQL; encoded by the coding sequence ATGAGCACGACCAAGGACGATTACCGCCTGGCCGCCGAGCGCGGCGACGCTCCCCTGCTGCCGGGCGAGCGGCTGTGGGGCTTCTGGGAGTTCACCTACGCCAATTCGGCGCTGGCCATCGCCACCTGGGCGTTCCTGATCGGGGGCGCGGTCGGGCTGTTCGTCGGCCCGCGCGAGGGCATCGCCGCCATCGTCATCGGCAACATCATCGGCGTGTCCATCACCGCGCTCGCGACCTGCGTGGCGACCGGGCGCTACGGCGTCGAGCAGTTCGTGTTCCTGCGCTCGATGTTCGGCGCCAACGGCGCCCGGCTGGTCTACGTGCTGGCGGTGGTGTTCCTCACCATGGGCTGGCTCGCCGTGCTCGGCATCATGTTCGGCCGCTCCATCGACGGGCTGCAGACGCTGGTGAGCGGAGGCGACCCCACCGTGCCGGCCTCGCCGCTCAAGATCGTCATCGCCGCCTGCGGTGCCATACTGCTCACCTGGTTCGTGGTGGCCAAGGGCCCGACCTCGATCCGCTTCTTCAACATGATCATCGCCCCCGCTCTGGTGGTGCTGATGTTCGTGATGATGGCGCTGATCCTGTCGCAGCATTCCTTCGCCGAGATCCTCGACATGAAGCCGCTGGCCCCGCCCTTCGAGGACGGCACCGCCAACTTCATCATCGCCATCGAGGTGAACATCGCCGCCGGCATGTCGTGGTGGCCCTATCTCGGCAACCTCGCCCGCCTGACCCGCAACGAGCGGGTGGCGACGTGGCCGAACTTCGTCGGCGTGTTCGGCGCCGCCGTGCTCGGCGAGATCGTCGGGCTGATGGCCGCCGTGGCGCTCGGCAATGCCGACCCGACCATCTGGATGGCGCAGATCGGCGGCCTCGTCATCGGCGTCGTGGCGCTCGGCTTCGTCGCCTTCGCCAACGTCACCTCCATGGCCAACATCCTCTACACCTCGCTGATCGGCCTGCGTCAGGTCGGCACGGCGGGCGTGCGGGCGGTCCGCTGGGAGACGCTGACCTTCCTGTTCTGCGTCGCCCCGCTGGCGCTGGTGATGTTCGCGCCCGGCATCTATGACGGCTTCTTCAAGTTCCTGGTCTGGACCTCGGCGCTCAACAGCGCGCTCGCCGGCATCGGCATCGCCGACTACTTCATCCTGCGCCGGCAGCAGATCGACCTGCGCGCCCTGTTCGCCCGCCCGCAGGATTCCGCCTACCGCTTCTGGCACGGCTTCAACCCGATCGGCCTGTTCGCCCTGGCGGTCGGCTTCCTCGTCTATGTCGGCGTGTTCAACCCGCTGTCGCTGGAGCACACCTCGCTGTTCGTCCTGCTGACGGCGTCCATCCCCTCCTGCCTGGCGGCCGGCCTGTGCCACTGGGGCCTGACGGCCGCCTTCGCCCGCCGGCTGGGATGGGGGGCCTATGGCGAGCGCCCGGCCGTGTCCGCCGCGCCGGCCGCGCAGCTCTGA
- a CDS encoding polysaccharide deacetylase, translated as MIRNPIPWPNGARCAACITFDMDADSLVHIAHPQDGHSRVAAISMLRYGPQVAVPRIVDSYRALGLKQTFFIPAWCIEQYPQAVETILAGGHEIAHHGFLHEHPRELDAAAEAHWLDRGIEVIVRATGQRPRGWRAPLYNFSHRSADLLIERGFLYDASLMGDDQPYLLETDTGGLVELPSHWGLDDWPQYVQSSDLDYMMPIRAPREGFEAFRQEFEAAYAYGGLWVPVVHPFASGRLARWRLYHAFLEDVLQRGDVWFAPMEEIARHVRTVSADGSWAARVDRLPYYTEPVRVR; from the coding sequence ATGATCCGCAACCCGATCCCCTGGCCGAACGGGGCGCGCTGCGCCGCCTGCATCACCTTCGACATGGACGCCGACAGCCTCGTCCACATCGCCCACCCGCAGGACGGCCATTCGCGCGTCGCCGCCATCTCCATGCTGCGCTACGGCCCGCAGGTGGCGGTGCCGCGCATCGTCGACAGCTACCGGGCGCTGGGGCTGAAGCAGACCTTCTTCATCCCCGCCTGGTGCATCGAGCAATACCCGCAGGCGGTGGAGACCATACTCGCCGGCGGGCACGAGATCGCCCATCACGGCTTCCTGCACGAGCACCCGCGCGAACTGGACGCGGCGGCGGAGGCGCACTGGCTTGATCGCGGCATCGAGGTGATCGTACGCGCCACCGGCCAGCGCCCGCGCGGCTGGCGCGCCCCGCTCTACAATTTCTCGCACCGCTCGGCCGATCTGCTGATCGAGCGCGGCTTCCTCTACGACGCCTCGCTGATGGGCGACGACCAGCCCTATCTGCTGGAGACCGACACGGGCGGGCTGGTGGAGCTGCCCTCGCACTGGGGCCTCGACGACTGGCCGCAATATGTCCAGTCCTCCGACCTCGACTACATGATGCCCATCCGCGCGCCGCGCGAGGGCTTCGAGGCCTTCCGGCAGGAATTCGAGGCCGCCTACGCCTATGGCGGGCTGTGGGTTCCGGTCGTGCACCCCTTCGCCTCGGGCCGGCTGGCCCGCTGGCGCCTCTACCACGCCTTTCTCGAGGACGTGCTCCAGCGCGGCGACGTGTGGTTCGCGCCGATGGAGGAGATCGCCCGCCATGTGCGGACGGTGAGCGCGGACGGCTCCTGGGCCGCCCGTGTCGATCGCCTGCCCTACTACACGGAGCCCGTACGGGTCCGCTGA
- a CDS encoding SDR family NAD(P)-dependent oxidoreductase produces the protein MNALAGRNVLVTGARRGIGAACARAFAQAGARVAAADIAAPDETIASLGPGGHLGLVCDVADEALVEAMFAALTEEFGTLDVLVHCAGVIHEAPLLETPVEAFDRVIAINLRGSFLVGRAAIAMMAGRGGRVILTASDLAYLGRETFSPYVASKHAVLGLTRSWAREFAPGILVNALCPGPIDTEMLGAASMSAEWRARELAIPLARFGRPEEVAAMAVVLAGPAGDYVTGQGIGVNGGSVMP, from the coding sequence ATGAACGCGCTCGCCGGACGCAACGTCCTCGTCACCGGCGCCCGGCGCGGCATCGGCGCCGCCTGCGCCCGCGCCTTCGCGCAGGCCGGCGCGCGGGTCGCCGCCGCCGACATCGCCGCGCCCGACGAGACAATCGCGAGCCTCGGCCCGGGCGGGCATCTCGGCCTTGTCTGCGACGTCGCCGACGAGGCGTTGGTGGAGGCGATGTTCGCCGCTCTGACGGAGGAGTTCGGCACGCTGGACGTGCTGGTGCACTGCGCCGGCGTCATCCACGAGGCGCCGCTGCTGGAGACGCCGGTCGAAGCCTTCGACCGGGTGATCGCCATCAATCTGCGCGGCAGCTTCCTCGTCGGCCGCGCCGCCATCGCGATGATGGCCGGGCGCGGCGGGCGGGTGATCCTGACCGCCTCCGACCTCGCCTATCTCGGGCGCGAGACCTTCTCGCCCTATGTCGCCTCCAAGCACGCCGTGCTGGGGCTGACCCGCTCCTGGGCGCGCGAGTTCGCGCCCGGAATCCTCGTCAACGCGCTCTGCCCCGGCCCCATCGACACCGAGATGCTTGGGGCCGCCAGCATGAGCGCGGAATGGCGCGCCCGCGAGCTTGCCATCCCGCTCGCCCGCTTCGGGCGGCCGGAGGAGGTGGCGGCGATGGCGGTGGTTCTTGCCGGTCCCGCCGGGGATTACGTCACCGGGCAGGGCATCGGCGTCAATGGCGGGAGTGTCATGCCATGA
- a CDS encoding SDR family NAD(P)-dependent oxidoreductase produces MGRLRFDFSGENVLVTGASRGIGRAIAEGFAGAGALVHILADDPAVTDTAAAIAAATGAECRPIVCDITDPAAVEAALTGIGPLDVLVNNAGLERITPLLDGRPETDDIFRRIVDINVVGTWNVTRRAAALMGEGGRIVLTASIWSRTAVGEFSAYVASKHATLGFTRSIAHELGPRGIRVNAVCPGWVRTEAAMRSLADMARRTGRPEQELLDEIVGAQVLPGLLEPADIAPLYLFLASDGARDITGQAFTLDRGEVMA; encoded by the coding sequence ATGGGCCGCCTGCGCTTCGACTTCTCGGGCGAGAACGTGCTCGTCACCGGCGCCAGCCGGGGCATCGGCCGCGCCATCGCGGAAGGCTTCGCGGGCGCCGGCGCGCTTGTGCACATCCTCGCCGACGATCCGGCGGTGACGGACACCGCCGCCGCCATCGCCGCCGCGACCGGCGCCGAATGCCGGCCGATCGTCTGCGACATCACCGATCCGGCGGCCGTCGAGGCGGCGCTCACCGGCATCGGCCCGCTCGACGTGCTCGTCAACAATGCGGGACTCGAGCGCATCACCCCGCTGCTCGACGGGCGGCCGGAGACCGACGACATTTTCCGCCGCATCGTCGACATCAATGTCGTCGGCACCTGGAACGTGACGCGGCGGGCGGCGGCGCTGATGGGCGAGGGCGGGCGCATCGTGCTCACCGCCTCGATCTGGAGCCGCACGGCGGTCGGCGAGTTCTCCGCCTATGTCGCCTCCAAGCATGCCACGCTCGGCTTCACCCGCTCCATCGCCCATGAGCTCGGCCCGCGCGGCATCCGCGTGAACGCGGTTTGCCCGGGCTGGGTGCGCACCGAGGCGGCGATGCGCTCGCTGGCCGACATGGCGCGGCGCACCGGGCGGCCCGAGCAGGAACTGCTCGACGAGATCGTCGGCGCGCAGGTGCTGCCGGGCCTGCTGGAGCCCGCCGACATCGCCCCGCTCTATCTCTTCCTCGCCTCCGACGGCGCCCGCGACATCACCGGGCAGGCCTTCACGCTCGACCGCGGCGAGGTGATGGCATGA
- the speB gene encoding agmatinase, producing MSAHGYDKGRLNLPFVGISTFGKNPYQPDWDAIDADVAVLGAPFDFGTQWRAGTRFGPRAIREASTLFSFGHGGAYDHEDDVTYLPADKVRILDIGDADIVHTDTLTSHANIAYGVRKILAAGALPVVLGGDHSINIPCVEAFAEDCAKNGPIHIVQLDAHLDFVDERHGVRYGHGNPMRRAAEKPYVTGLSQLGIRNVSSTAREGYEAARAMGSDILSVRQIRKLGIEATLARIPAGARYYVTIDIDGFDPSIAPGTGTPSHGGFTYYEGLELLDGLTKRGTVVGIDLVEVAPDYDHTGTTAILAAQLLLNFIGRVMHQRQAGV from the coding sequence ATGTCGGCTCATGGTTATGACAAGGGCAGGCTCAACCTGCCCTTCGTTGGCATCTCCACCTTCGGCAAGAACCCCTACCAGCCGGACTGGGACGCCATCGACGCCGATGTCGCCGTGCTCGGCGCGCCCTTCGACTTCGGCACGCAATGGCGCGCCGGCACCCGCTTCGGGCCACGCGCCATCCGCGAGGCCTCGACGCTGTTCTCCTTCGGCCATGGCGGCGCCTATGACCATGAGGACGACGTCACCTACCTGCCGGCCGACAAGGTGCGCATCCTCGACATTGGCGACGCCGACATCGTGCACACCGACACGCTCACCAGCCACGCCAACATCGCCTATGGCGTGCGCAAGATCCTCGCCGCCGGCGCGCTGCCGGTGGTGCTCGGCGGCGACCATTCGATCAACATTCCCTGCGTCGAGGCCTTCGCCGAGGATTGCGCGAAGAATGGCCCGATCCACATCGTGCAGCTCGACGCGCACCTCGATTTCGTCGACGAGCGCCACGGCGTGCGCTACGGCCACGGCAACCCGATGCGCCGCGCCGCCGAGAAGCCCTATGTCACCGGGCTGAGCCAGCTCGGCATCCGCAACGTCTCCTCCACCGCCCGCGAGGGCTACGAGGCGGCCCGCGCCATGGGCTCGGACATCCTCTCGGTGCGGCAGATCCGCAAGCTCGGCATCGAGGCGACGCTGGCCCGCATCCCGGCCGGCGCGCGCTATTACGTCACCATCGACATTGACGGCTTCGACCCCTCCATCGCCCCGGGCACCGGCACGCCGAGCCATGGCGGCTTCACCTATTACGAGGGGCTGGAACTGCTCGACGGGCTGACCAAGCGCGGCACCGTGGTCGGCATCGACCTGGTGGAAGTCGCGCCCGACTACGACCACACCGGCACCACGGCGATCCTCGCCGCGCAGCTTCTGCTGAACTTCATCGGCCGGGTGATGCACCAGCGGCAGGCGGGGGTCTGA
- a CDS encoding LysR family transcriptional regulator yields the protein MERRVALLDLDLRLLRIFQLVVRHNGFSAAQGALGMSQATISAHMKLLEQRLGVRLCERGRSGFFLTEAGRQVHSAMLDLFGSIESFQGAVAAVRGDLAGVLHFGTVDAMYSNATIGLAAALAEFARAAPRVHLEIDIAAPQELARGVMSGRYHVVLSPAQDYSGPVETVDLFDEEQRLYCGRGHPLFAVPDAELTPALLAAQPFAGRSYMSEGPICGIPFRWAAVAAHMEGTALLVSSGAHLAFLPAHFAAQWVARGELRALAPDRFTFDDRFQIAFPRKKPIPSAELLVRCLSQHCRRVES from the coding sequence ATGGAACGTCGCGTCGCCCTTCTGGATCTCGATCTGCGCCTGCTGCGCATCTTCCAGCTGGTCGTGCGCCATAACGGCTTCTCGGCGGCGCAGGGCGCGCTCGGCATGAGCCAGGCGACGATCAGCGCCCATATGAAGCTGCTGGAGCAGCGCCTCGGCGTGCGGCTGTGCGAGCGCGGGCGCAGCGGCTTCTTCCTCACCGAAGCGGGGCGGCAGGTCCATTCCGCCATGCTGGACCTGTTCGGCTCGATCGAGAGCTTTCAGGGCGCGGTGGCGGCCGTGCGCGGCGATCTCGCCGGCGTGCTGCATTTCGGCACGGTCGACGCGATGTACTCCAACGCCACTATCGGGCTGGCGGCGGCGCTGGCCGAGTTCGCCCGCGCCGCGCCGCGCGTGCATCTGGAGATCGACATCGCCGCGCCGCAGGAGCTGGCGCGCGGGGTGATGAGCGGGCGCTATCACGTGGTGCTCAGCCCGGCGCAGGACTATTCCGGCCCGGTCGAGACGGTCGACCTGTTCGACGAGGAGCAGCGGCTCTATTGCGGGCGGGGCCATCCGCTGTTCGCGGTGCCGGACGCGGAGCTGACGCCCGCCCTGCTGGCGGCCCAGCCCTTCGCCGGGCGCTCCTATATGAGCGAGGGGCCGATCTGCGGCATTCCCTTCCGCTGGGCGGCGGTGGCGGCGCATATGGAGGGCACGGCGCTGCTGGTCAGTTCCGGCGCGCATCTGGCCTTCCTGCCCGCCCATTTCGCCGCGCAATGGGTGGCGCGCGGCGAATTGCGGGCGCTGGCGCCCGACCGCTTCACCTTCGACGACCGCTTCCAGATCGCCTTTCCGCGCAAGAAGCCGATCCCTTCGGCGGAACTGCTGGTGCGCTGCCTGTCGCAGCATTGCCGCCGGGTGGAGAGCTAG
- the glpK gene encoding glycerol kinase GlpK, translated as MTSYLLAIDQGTTSSRAILFRPDTTIAAQAQQEFPQHFPASGWVEHEAEDLWRTTLATCRAVIKEAGLRAADIAAIGITNQRETTVVWDRKTGAAIHRAIVWQDRRTADLCARLRAEGHEPLVRERTGLILDPYFSGTKIGWILDEVPGARARAERGELAFGTVDSWLLWKLTGGQVHATDATNAARTLLFNIHTGAWDDELLALLRVPRSLLPEVRDCAADFGTTLPGLFDGAIAIGGIAGDQQAATVGQACFQPGMIKSTYGTGCFALLNTGHTAVASQNRLLTTIAYQIGGKRSYALEGSIFVAGAAVQWLRDGLGIIKNSAESEALADAADPGQQVYLVPAFVGLGAPHWNPDVRGAMFGLTRNSGPAEFALAALESVCYQTADLIDAMNADWARSGGGRHGTPVLRVDGGMVASNFAMQRLADLLAAPVDRPVIRETTALGAAYLAGLHAGIMPAPGRFADSWRLDRRFDPSMPAETRATKLAGWRDAVRRLTMP; from the coding sequence GTGACCAGCTATCTTCTCGCCATCGACCAGGGCACCACCTCCTCGCGCGCCATCCTGTTCCGGCCCGACACCACCATCGCGGCGCAGGCGCAGCAGGAATTCCCGCAGCACTTCCCCGCCTCCGGCTGGGTCGAGCACGAGGCGGAGGACCTGTGGCGCACCACGCTCGCCACCTGCCGCGCGGTGATCAAGGAGGCCGGCCTGCGCGCCGCCGACATCGCCGCCATCGGCATCACCAACCAGCGCGAGACCACCGTCGTCTGGGACCGCAAGACCGGCGCCGCCATCCACCGCGCCATCGTCTGGCAGGACCGGCGCACCGCCGATCTGTGCGCCCGCCTGCGCGCGGAAGGCCATGAGCCGCTGGTGCGCGAGCGCACCGGGCTGATCCTCGACCCCTATTTCTCCGGCACCAAGATCGGCTGGATCCTCGACGAGGTGCCCGGCGCGCGCGCCCGCGCCGAGCGTGGCGAACTCGCCTTCGGCACCGTCGATTCCTGGCTGCTGTGGAAGCTGACCGGCGGGCAGGTGCACGCCACCGACGCCACCAACGCCGCCCGCACGCTGCTGTTCAACATCCATACCGGCGCATGGGACGACGAATTGCTCGCCCTGCTGCGGGTGCCGCGCTCGCTGCTGCCGGAGGTGCGCGACTGCGCCGCCGATTTCGGCACCACGCTGCCCGGCCTGTTCGACGGCGCCATCGCCATTGGCGGCATCGCCGGCGACCAGCAGGCCGCCACCGTGGGACAGGCCTGCTTCCAGCCGGGCATGATCAAGTCGACCTACGGCACCGGCTGCTTCGCCCTGCTCAACACCGGCCACACCGCCGTCGCCTCGCAGAACCGGCTGTTGACCACCATCGCCTACCAGATCGGCGGCAAGCGCAGCTATGCGCTGGAAGGCTCGATCTTCGTCGCCGGCGCGGCGGTGCAGTGGCTGCGCGACGGGCTCGGCATCATCAAGAACTCGGCCGAGAGCGAAGCGCTGGCGGACGCCGCCGATCCTGGCCAGCAGGTCTACCTCGTGCCGGCCTTCGTCGGCCTCGGCGCCCCGCACTGGAACCCCGACGTGCGCGGGGCGATGTTCGGCCTCACCCGCAATTCCGGGCCGGCCGAGTTCGCCCTCGCGGCGCTGGAGAGCGTCTGCTACCAGACCGCCGACCTGATCGACGCCATGAACGCCGACTGGGCCCGCTCGGGCGGCGGCCGCCACGGCACCCCGGTGCTGCGCGTCGACGGCGGCATGGTGGCCTCGAACTTCGCCATGCAGCGCCTTGCCGACCTGCTCGCCGCGCCGGTGGACCGGCCGGTGATCCGCGAGACCACGGCGCTCGGCGCCGCCTATCTCGCCGGGCTGCATGCCGGCATCATGCCCGCCCCCGGCCGCTTCGCCGATTCCTGGCGGCTGGACCGGCGCTTCGACCCCTCCATGCCGGCGGAGACCCGCGCCACCAAGCTCGCCGGCTGGCGCGACGCGGTGCGCCGCCTGACCATGCCGTGA
- a CDS encoding ABC transporter substrate-binding protein, whose amino-acid sequence MSKSLSRGRLMLAASAAALIAFAAPARADEAAAKKWIDSEFQPSTLSKEEQMKEMEWFIKAAEPFKGMEINVVSETITTHEYEAKVLAKAFSEITGIKLTHDLIQEGDVVEKIQTQMQSGKNIYDAWVNDSDLIGTHFRYKQAVPLTDWMVGEGKDVTLPTLDLGDFIGISFTTAPDGKLYQLPDQQFANLYWFRYDWFANPDYKARFKAKYGYDLGVPVNWSAYEDIAEFFTNDVKEIDGVKVYGNMDYGKKDPSLGWRFTDAWLSMAGNGDRGLPNGKPVDEWGVRMEGCRPTGSSVERGGDTNGPAAVYSITKYIEWLKKYTPAAANGMTFSEAGPVPAQGNIAQQMFWYTAFTADMVKPGLPVMNADGTPKWRMAPSPKGAYWKEGMKLGYQDVGSWTLLKSTPVERRKAAWLYAQFVTSKSVSLKKSHVGLTFIRESDIWDKSFTERAPKLGGLVEFYRSPARVQWSPTGVNIPDYPKLAQLWWQNIGDASSGAKTPQAAMDSLAAAQDSVLERLERSGVQGDCGPKLNAKHPMDYWVKMAKENGNLAPQPKLANEKPKGETIDYDTLIGSWPATPPKKN is encoded by the coding sequence ATGTCCAAATCACTGAGTCGAGGCCGGCTCATGCTGGCCGCCAGCGCCGCGGCGCTGATCGCCTTCGCCGCGCCGGCGCGTGCCGACGAGGCCGCCGCCAAGAAGTGGATCGACAGCGAATTCCAGCCTTCCACGCTCTCCAAGGAAGAGCAGATGAAGGAGATGGAGTGGTTCATCAAGGCGGCCGAGCCCTTCAAGGGCATGGAGATCAACGTCGTCTCCGAGACCATCACCACCCATGAATACGAGGCGAAGGTCCTGGCCAAGGCCTTCTCCGAGATCACCGGGATCAAGCTCACCCACGACCTCATCCAGGAGGGCGACGTGGTGGAGAAGATCCAGACCCAGATGCAGTCGGGCAAGAACATCTACGACGCGTGGGTGAACGACTCCGACCTCATCGGCACCCATTTCCGCTACAAGCAGGCCGTGCCGCTGACCGACTGGATGGTCGGCGAGGGCAAGGACGTCACACTGCCGACGCTCGACCTCGGCGACTTCATCGGCATCTCCTTCACCACCGCCCCGGACGGCAAGCTCTACCAGCTGCCCGACCAGCAGTTCGCCAACCTCTACTGGTTCCGCTACGACTGGTTCGCCAACCCGGACTACAAGGCCCGCTTCAAGGCCAAGTACGGCTACGATCTCGGCGTGCCGGTGAACTGGTCGGCCTATGAGGACATCGCCGAATTCTTCACCAACGACGTGAAGGAAATCGACGGCGTCAAGGTCTATGGCAACATGGACTACGGCAAGAAGGACCCCTCGCTCGGCTGGCGCTTCACCGATGCGTGGCTCTCCATGGCCGGCAACGGCGACCGCGGCCTGCCCAACGGCAAGCCGGTCGACGAGTGGGGCGTGCGCATGGAAGGCTGCCGCCCGACCGGCTCCTCCGTCGAGCGCGGCGGCGACACCAACGGCCCGGCGGCCGTCTACTCGATCACCAAGTACATCGAGTGGCTGAAGAAATACACGCCCGCCGCCGCCAACGGCATGACCTTCTCCGAAGCCGGCCCGGTGCCCGCCCAGGGCAACATCGCCCAGCAGATGTTCTGGTACACCGCCTTCACCGCCGACATGGTGAAGCCCGGCCTGCCGGTCATGAACGCCGACGGCACCCCGAAGTGGCGCATGGCTCCCTCGCCGAAGGGCGCCTACTGGAAGGAGGGCATGAAGCTCGGCTACCAGGACGTCGGCTCGTGGACCCTGCTGAAGTCGACCCCGGTCGAGCGCCGCAAGGCGGCCTGGCTCTACGCCCAGTTCGTCACCTCGAAGTCCGTCTCGCTGAAGAAGAGCCATGTCGGCCTCACCTTCATCCGCGAGAGCGACATCTGGGACAAGAGCTTCACCGAGCGCGCGCCCAAGCTCGGCGGTCTCGTCGAGTTCTACCGCTCGCCGGCCCGCGTCCAGTGGTCGCCCACCGGCGTGAACATCCCGGACTACCCCAAGCTGGCGCAGCTCTGGTGGCAGAACATCGGCGACGCCTCCTCGGGCGCCAAGACCCCGCAGGCGGCCATGGACTCCCTCGCCGCCGCGCAGGACTCGGTGCTGGAGCGTCTCGAGCGTTCCGGCGTGCAGGGTGACTGCGGCCCGAAGCTCAACGCCAAGCACCCGATGGACTACTGGGTGAAGATGGCCAAGGAGAACGGCAACCTCGCCCCGCAGCCCAAGCTCGCCAACGAGAAGCCGAAGGGCGAGACCATCGACTACGACACCCTGATCGGCAGCTGGCCGGCGACCCCGCCGAAGAAGAACTGA